From Mugil cephalus isolate CIBA_MC_2020 chromosome 4, CIBA_Mcephalus_1.1, whole genome shotgun sequence:
TGGTTGTCACAAGTCAGTGGTTTCAATCTTGtggctttttatttactttagcAGACTTAACATCAGTCTTTAAATGTTCTTACTATAAATATAGTATATTACTATGACTATCTCACACAGTGTCTTCATGAGACTTTTTACACAGACAGGAGTGAATAGGGTATTTGTTTGGGACTATTTTTATCTGCagataaatacacatttgaTGCTTTCAGTAGTGTCCTTTCAGCAGCAGGACAGTGTCACCCAGATGAATGTCACCCAGGGTGGCTAAATGatatgtttgtattattttttttttaacagtaattCAAGTCTCTCACgtgaagaaataaacaaaatttgaCACCTGCAACTGCAACACTATCTGGTACAGGTGAGTAATTAACGCTACTGAGATCCATTCCACATGGAGGATACAGTCCTCCTGCACAGCTCTATTCATTCACATACCATGCTGCAATCCATTGCCATGAAAACCATGTCTCCATGTTTGCTGATTTTTAGCGAAGAATAAATTGTTATTGGttgaattgacttttttttttaagttgggCTATGTTTCACATCAAGTTTGAAAAAAGCATCTTTGTAGTGTGATGAGAGTTTGATGTTTCAATCATCAAGAGTTGACTCTATAATtaaatcatgttttcttttaaaacaataaacccCACTTCACATGATGTCCTGCAGCTGCACTAAACAAAAGGAAGTGCAGTATGTACTGGAGATGCATGTTGCAGTAGATTCAGGATTCAtttatggaagaaaaaaaaatccatcaatCACCATGAAAACATGTCTTTGTCTCTGGTAAATTCCCTACAATCTAATTTGGAAGAAGATGCACGAACCAATTTAGAcatccaataaaaatattaaaggtGACAATGGTGGTTCTTAAGTTACAGCAGAGGCTGATCCATAGCATCACCCACAGGGATGTTTTAGAAGGATTTCCTCATCGTCATCATGATCATGGAATACACGGGAAACGTTGGAGAGAATAGGAAGAGAGAGCCACAATTAGTGGCCAAGCATTTTATCTCTTGGgattatttattgcttttatcaCCCACTAGTTATGAATAATTGACATAATGGAGTCTTAAGACTCAGTTGTATTGTACTTTATAGACATGTGAGTCTTTAAGAGTTCCCACAGGATTTTTAGATGGAGGTATAtctcattaattcatttaacagGGAACATCTTACACATGAGTTTAAGTTATGAGTGCAAGACCATAATTGCATAAGAAGTATGACGTGCTTaaccattttcatttcagaaaggCTTAGAGTTATTATTACACTATTTCTTGTAAGTGAGACCTCGCTGTGTGACTCGATCCTGCATTAAAATCCTGCCCTCATTCGTCAGTAAAAGAAGCCACATTAGAAAAACCTTCTCTGAACAGGGGAGGAGGACTGACTTCTTAACTTCTGTTCCCAAGAAGTTTCAGCCCCGttcacaaaatgcaaaaagacaaGGACAGCCCCTATGCAGACACCAACATCCCAGCTTGACATGCACCTCTCCAGAAAAGTAAAtgtgtgattggtccacttggtagtagcatgtacGGTCCTCTCGTCGCCTGCTTCTTTCACCATCACCTGTCAGCCGACCTTGACGCCTCGAGCAATGCGACCTGCAGACGATTTCATCATGAGGGTGTGTGGGGCGACCTTGTGTCACACAAATGTGTGATCTGTCATCTGTCATGTTCGCGTTGCCCTTtcaccttcttctgcttcagAGTCCCATCATGGCTCCGGTGGTTGTCTCCTCCACACCTGAAAACACAGACTCCtctcacagcagacattttgacttctGACAGAAGTCACCGGTATGATTAATGTCTTTAGTGATTCCTTTAAAGACCAGTAGCCAGCCAATAAAAGCAATATGAGGGGCAAAAGGCAGTTCATATTTTGAAATTTCACAGCAGGGAAGGAACAGAGATGTATTATTGAACGGAGCACTTGTGCTTTTCCCCTCCAAGTCAAAAGGTCTGCTGCTCTCTCATTGCCTTCCCCACTCCCTCTCCAGCTGTCCCTTATTCCCTCACCAACATACAAACCAAGTTTCACTACCATTGctggaaaatgtctccttttCATTGCCTTTACAATGGTATACCGTTCCACTTGGTTGTCCTCCCTGTCTGTTGTCCTTCTCTGTTTGATCCTACCTACATGTGTCTGATGAACGTCCACTCAGGAACCCCAGGCTGTGTACTCTCCATGTTGATCTCTCACACGCTGCTGCATGCACATCACGTGCTGTGCTAAAGACTGCTGCAgcagtttcacacacacacacgcacaatggGTGTTTGCCCTGTCCTTCACCAGAATAATGAGACGATCCAGAGGGAAAGACTTCATCATCAGAGACATCATTTCACTGAATGAGCCACAGTAGTTCATTCTCCttgaaaggaaattaaattaaatcatcCCCTCACTatactgttttactgtttcaGAAAAAATGCATCATGATTCATAATAAGCTCCATTTTATCCCAAAGACCACTTGTGAAAGATAAAAGGGACAgtcctcttcctcgtcttcaTTTCCCACATGTTTTCCTCACCACGTGACGATCGTTCGTCTCTGTGAAGATCAATTCATGTTGTGACTTCTGGCAGATTGAAGCATACCGTTGCATCCAGAGTGCGTTTTCCAGTTGTGCAGATGTAAATaaggagagagtgggagagtAAATGTGACACACCCCCTCCCCTGCTGATGGATCGGCTATCACAtggtttcatttcctctccggGACCACAGACGGGCTTTTCCGGTCATTTTGAGCCGTGCGGGGTACACTGCGCTTGCCTGTAGGTCCCGATGATGGACAGGGTGGGGGGGATACCGCTGATCACCGAGGATATGTGTTACTGTCATTAAGACGATGCGGCTCTCCTGCGCCGGACTCTCTTCTTCTCGCTTCGGATCTTTTGAAACCGAGCAAAGGTAAAGCAGCAGCGGGACGCTCCTGCGTTTCAGTGCTGGGGGATTAAAACCTTTCGGGCTTCACATacaatgtttttcttattcattaGATAGGTTTATcacactgtttttgtgtggaTCGCGTGATAtattattaattacattaataatTGATGACACCCATAACTTTCTAATGCGCCTGCCTGCATTAAAGTGCTGTGAGCATTACTGGCATTACACTCTCATTATCATCCCATAGTTAATGGACTAAAGCATCTTTCCTTAGGGTTTTCTGCAGATTGTGCTGATTTATTGATCATGTTGTGTCCTCGCAGCTCACTGTGAAGACCAATATCCAGATTCCCCTCAGCTCACGGACCCTTAACATGATGGGGGTCTCCGTCTGGATTTCTCAGCTTGTCACCGTAGCAGCCTTGAGGAGGAGAAGCTTCATCGCAGTTGTGTTTCTTGCTTTATTGTTGCCAACGGCGAGAGCCAAGGGGCAGTCATTGTTGAAGCGCCTGGATTGCCGGACCTGCGTGTGTGCCAGCAACATCATCAGTTGCTCCAAGGCTGATCTGAAGGTGGTTCCCACCAGTCTTCCAAAATATACGGCTGTCCTGGACCTCAGCTTCAACTCGATCACCAGGCTTCCTGCTGAGTGGACTCCTTACAGTCTCAGCAGTCTGCACACTTTGGTACTCAGGAACAACGGCCTCAACTTCCTCTCCTCTGAGgcgtttgtgtatgtgtcaaaGCTCCGTTACCTGGACCTCTCCTCTAATGGAATCATCCTGCTGGACGAGTTCATCTTCGAGCCACTGGAGCACCTGGAGGTGCTGCTGCTTTATAACAACAGCATCTCTCAAATAGATCGCACTGCCTTCTCTTCCCTCAGTGCCCTGCAGAGGCTCTATCTGAGCCAAAACCAGATCTCACGCTTCCCCTTGGAGCTGGTGAAGGAGCGAAGTCGCCTGGAGACTCTGAGGCTTCTGGACGTTTCCTCTAACCGAATTAAATCCCTGTCTCTGCGTGAGCTTCAGGCCCTGCCCGCCTGGATCAAGAACGGCCTGTACTTCCACAACAACCCCCTGACATGCAGCTGTGAGCTGTACCAGCTTGTGGCGGAGTGGCTCCTCAAGGACCTCAGCTCAGCCACTGACTACAAGAAAAACCACACTTGCATGATACCAGGCCAGCAGAAGGAAAAGATGGTCGTACTGGATCTTAACAAGGTCTATTTGAACTGCAGTGAAGTGAAAATTCTGAATGAGCAGGCTTATCTGGAGCAGTTCTTGGTACTAGATTGTGACACCAAGCAGAAGGACCCGGAGAAGAGATGGGCTCTGCCAGGAAACATTCCTCTGCCTCCAGTGAGCAAGACCGCAGTGATGCGTCGCGACAGCAGCCTCCAGATTGGTCCCCTGAAGGCAGAAGACTCAGGAGTCTACACCTGCTATGCTGTAGGTGATGCTTTCAACGAGACACTGTATGTAACCGTAGAGGTGTTCAACTTCACCAACAGCGGAGGACTGGAGAATCTAAAAACGGCCTACACCACCCTCGTCGGATGTCTGGTCACCATAGTTATGGTTTTCATCTACCTCTACGTCACACCCTGTCGCTGCGCTTGTTGTCCGGGACAGGACCTGGAGAAAAGCGTGGAGAGCCTCCACTCCTCGACTGTCAGCCTCCCTCATGCGCACGAGGAGACAGGGCAAGAAAGAGTGGAGGGCCTGGGATTCCCCTACAGACATGTGCCCTTTCAGGACCCCAAGGATCAGCTGGAGCATAACGGGAGGTTGAATCCGATAggtgaggaagatgaggagtGGCAGGGGGATgacagggagagaaggaggtCTGATGCTGAGTCTGTCAGCTCTGTGTGCTCCGATACCCCCATGGTGGTGTAAAAGTCGGCAGCAGAGCATGCAGGGTAAGACGGCCTAAGACGACCCGCTGCTCCTCTCAACGCTTTGAATGTGTGCAGAATGCAAATGTTAGCGTCTTCCAAACAAAGCTTCAGTCAGCTCTCACAGATAGTGGAACGGTTGCAGTAGCTTGTACTTTTGATTAGGAATAAACTACCCATACAGTGTCCaatgaatgaaattaagaaaTCATGGCCTCTTACATAGGATTGAAAATGTAAATCTTTATTCGACGTCACAAATTGGTTTTGTGCAATTAAGAGAAGTTCTTTCAGGATATAGCATTGGACGCTAAGATCAGGAGACACTGGACAGAAGCTTCTGCTTTAAGAGGAACTCAGTTTTATGCAAAGCTGTCATAGCTCACTTAATTATTACTGTAATGTGTTcaatattatattttacattcCTGTTTAGTTTGGCTGGCCTTTACAGAACAGGGTGCTGTGAGCATTACGCATGTGCAATTTtatcaatttaatttattaaatagaTGTGGGTGTGATGGGTTTTTGTATCTACAGCCTTCTGTTGGAGTTGTTATACATACTCCTTTAACTAAAAGTCAAATTCAGTCGGGGAGTCGTTTTGGACTTTGAACACCATTGtgcttttattataatttacgCTATTTTGATTAAAGAgaattattatttgtattacatttagttaaaaaaaagtgtcctaTTTTTAATGAGAAATTGAAATATGATTAGGTTTAGAGCTATCTGTATTGATCAGCGACTAGCTAGATATTGTAGAAGCTGACATCTATTTACAATATAAACACAGATATTAACACTAattgttgattattttataaatactATATTATATTTCAGCTCTTATACAATAATTGTTCATCAAATATTGAGAAATAGTCATATTACTATAGTCATTTTACTATTGGCTGAGCTTGAGTGATCCAGAACAGTTGGGCTCCAGCAAAGTTTTTGATTTCAATATCTGTATTTTAACCATTTGATGACCTCATATGAACGACTGCAGTCACATGTGGTTAAATCTGGACTTGAATCATTGTTATTGGCTGGACTTGAAGTTGCTATATTTACATTTAGCTCTGGTGTCCTCAGAGAAATCAGAGTTCTTGCATGAGAAAATAAGCATTGTAATAAGCTAAGACCCATTTAAATCCTAAACAAACATTCCACAGATTGTCAGAGCACTTGCTGCGGGAGTGTCTTCTGTCCTTTGATTCGTGAGAAATAGAAACAGATAGATGTAACCcttaaatagtttatttctcagtaaaataattattttagatTCATCTTACAAATCCTCCCTTGGGGACCTGGTACTCAGGTGATCCTTAAATGTCTATGAAGGTtctcaaatattcaaataatacctGTAATTCGTCCAATTAAGGCGGATTATCGGGTTGTTAAAAGATGCCAGTCAGGTGAGCATCGCCCACTGGTGttccaaaatgaaaacctaAACCACAACAATCATTTAGAGCTGAGGAAGCCACTTTGATGAGTGGTAAAACGTCTTCAGGAAAAGCCCAAcatgtccagttgcctttgtttcgtCTGTTCTTGAGTTTTTGAGCTCCCCCTAACTGTATCACTAAAAGGATTCataattatagtaataataaaatgcagttccggtgcagttaaaatgaaatgtgtgggGTTCAGACTGGTGACATGAATGTACATCCTGCCGTGCTGGACGGTTAATAGCAGCCGGGAAGCATCGCCCTCAGGGGGAAACAACTGACAGAGAGTACCATCCATCGAAAGCTTGTGGGCATTAGTGCCCAACCCCGAGCAGCCAGTACCAGCCAGCCAGCAAGTGCTCTCATAAACACGGACAGAAATAGCAGCTCGTAGTGCAGCCAACACACAGACTCTCGTGGCCGCTTGACGTAGCCGAAATGTAAATATAGAAGAAGCAGGTGTCTTAATTTTTAGTCACATTGCCAAAATACCTTCACATTATCTGGAGGCTCGCTTAAAtgatgtcacaaaaaaaaacaaaaaaaccatGCGGGCCAGGATCTAatgcaatttgttttttaattaaattcactCTGGTGATGATAAATGATTGTCACGGTTTACTGATATATAGAAATTCAGGCATTAGCAGCAAAATGCAAGATAGCAGATGTAGCAGCGTGAAGTACACGTCGTTTTATTTGGAAAGAACAATAATTCTTTCCCATTTCATGGTgctttttaaaagataaataataatgcgGGTGAACCAACACCacttaatttattaaatgtgtctgtggcATTATAAGCTCTGAAATTTGTCATGATATAGTCTAATACTGTTAACTAAGAGTATACCAATTATATCCTTCAAATGGGGCCCACTACTCTTACAATAACCAAAGACTGCGTTACATGTTGAGAAGTCATAACCTAAACGTTCAGTGTTTACAGTCAGTATACCGTCATTTGTGTGTAGCGGTCACCTTCTATTGTATCTCAGTGTCATATCACAAACCTATATTTTAAGATATGCAATCCTGTAAAAGGAGTGATTGTATCCTGTTGTTTGCTGTATCATGTTGTTTCGTCGGCGTGTTTCataaaccacaaaaataaacatgagtgAATAATGTGAATCTGTCTTTCTGAGTCCTATATATGCTACAGCCAGCAGCTAGTTAGCCTAACTTAGCATAAGGACCCTAACATGGGGGAGCAACTGGCGCGTCTCTGTCCACAGGTTATAAAATCCACCTCAGCTCTCTAACGAGAACGttatatgttctttttttagcGTGTAAAAAGCACGCCTAGGCGCTTATGTGACTTCAAATTTATCTCAATAGAGTAAAATAGTGTCCATCCTCTCATTTGTAACTCTCTCAGCGAGAAAGCAGAGAGACATATTTACCAAAATGTTCGTTTGACCCCAGAGTGTTCCTGACATACGTCGACACAGATGCTGATCTCTGTTTGGGCCCGGATCAGGCTTCACTTGGCGAGCTTCAGTCGttagttaattagttagttTGCATGGACCGCCTCCGGTTTCAGCTTCTGTATTACACTGAATGACACAGCCTTGTTCGTTTGAGGGCGAAATTGGAGACCACACAGATCACTGGAGCAGAAACAAGGAGTcctatttatttcacctgtccCTCAGACAGGCTGTACCTTCTTCTGGCAACATCTGGCCCGAGTGGATTTTCACCCTTATTTGGATTGTTgaccacagagcagagagagggagagagagcgctCTGGTCTGTACTCACAGTCCAAGGCAGAGCTGTTTTATAATGAACTCTGATGTTTGACGGCAAAATCACATCTCAGATTGAAACTTCACCTGCCGCCGTCCTCCTGGACTGGATGAATGATTAAAGAGGTCTGCAGGGGATGTCCTCGCTCCTCGTCTCAATAGGTGCTCTCTCATGTTACCGTGTTTACCCACAGTATCACCAAtcaggtgtgtatgtgtgtgtgtgtgtgggtacatCCACCCATTTGGAAAATGCAGCACAACAATGCAGTGTTGAAGTCAAACTAGCAGTTCAAAATAGAAACAATAGACCTCGGATAAATGCtcagaggagacaggaggggGTTAATGGTGGTTGATCTGTGTTTAAATGGAAGCGAGCTGAATGAGTTATTCCCTTTGGACATTAAATCCGAGATTAAATTTAGAACAAATGCAGCTGCCCGAGGAAAATCTCCGACCTCAGAACATCATAGACACAGATGGCAGGAGTGTGAGCCAGCGCCTGTTGACAATGAATGACTGGCATTTTGCTCAGTGTTTTAGAGACTGAATTCTAAGTAAGATGACTCATCCTCTCCTCAGGCCCCTCCCAGGAGAATCACATGAATGACAAGAGCCAGCTCAATGAGTgctctgccatctagtggccactgACAACATTTGGCTTCATGTTGCTCTTTGCAAGATAAGGTATTTCTAAGCATTTGAATCCTCTCTTTACAACAAAGACATGCAGGACTTCAGGGTGGCAACGTTTTATTAATTCCATATACACAAGCATGAATACTAGTTATGCGTGAGTCATGTTTATAAAAAAAGAGTTGCTCTTTGAATATGACCACAGCCTCTGACAATCGTCATGTTCCACTGACCCAGACCTTCAGGTTTATTCACACAGCCTGAGCAAAGCCCACCATGTTGTTGCCGACGTCGAAGGCCGTGTAGAAATGCCGCATGAACACCTCGCCCAGGATCCAGGAGCCGGTCGCAAACCCCGTCCTGCACCCGGACCCagtctgaggacagaggagagggaatGTGACCGAAAGGCACCAGGCTGGATTAATCAGCACAGGCTATGTAAATACACaacgtgttttttgttttgtttttcctcagcgAACATGTCTGAGtagttatttattgattgtGCAGCTCTTACCTGGAATACATTAGGAGTCTAATGTATATGATGCAGCTAATGGCTCTAAACCCTATTTGACGaggttatttgttttaaacctcATCTGTGACAGACTAGCACATCTGTTTTAGCATTCTCTGTCTGTTCCACAACTGTGTACATTTTTCAGTTGTCACTTTATGATCagctcacttgccagttcattaggtacacaagtgaaaatgaatgcattgtaATTTATGAGCCCTGAACTGAATCCTACTACTATTTATAGGTTAGAGTGTTTGGCATTTGCTTAAAATAACAGACTGAGCTGAGGATTCAACATCACAGttgtgtgtcattgttatgaggtgggggggtctggtctggtctaggtaggtgccACATGTCCAGCCagaatgccaggtccagcaTGGAGTTGTTACATTgtaagatggtcagtgttactcacttctcctgtcagtggtcataatgttgtggatgattaGTGTGTTGCACATAAATTATGTTACAAACCACATGTTCATAACAATGGCCTAATAAGTGATTTATCAACAAGGATATAACCTTTAGCTCCAACTGAACATCTCTTTAACACACACCTGTATGATGTAGGCCGATGCAGGAAGAGAGAAGCTGTAGCCGTTGATTTTGAAGACAATGTCGGGCAACAGTTTAGAGGTGTCGCAACCGACGACGGCCTGTGACACAAATGGGCAACTTGTTACCATTttaaacacagaacagcacCTTAAACTAACCTTAAACTAAGAGTCAGATCACTCACTTCGTCGTACTGGTTGGTGTTGGCTCCCAACCAGCCGTTGATGTTGTCGATATCTCTGCTTGGGCCGATGATTTCAGACGTACCAGAGTCAACTATTGCCTCACAGCCCGCAGAGCAGGCAACGATGTTCCCATTGATAGTGATGCTACAGCATTGAGAAAGGAATAGTAAAATGAATCTGCTAATAAATGGATCATGCAGGCCTCTGACTGTAACTGGAACAACAAACCTACCTTTCTACTAGGATGTTCCAAAAGTTAGAAGCGTGATACAGGGGAATCCACTGAATGCTTCCGGCGTAATATGCCGGGTCTGTTCCTCCCAGAATTAACATGCTGCCCTCTACGGAGCTGGAGGTGTGAATATTGTGATTTATCCCATTATTAatcttctgttttgttgttgtttttgttttgttttttacaactCATATAAGGTCTCACCTGGTCAGGTAGATGGAGAACATGTACTGGAGGAGATGGCCTTGGTTCCACATGTTGTTAAACACGGGTGTGCCTCCCTCCTGTGACAAGCCCGGGAAGGCGAGTCCGAGAATCCCATCCCAGGGCATAAACCCCAGGAAAAGGGCCTCTGTCTCAGTGAGGCCAAACAGCTGGTTCCTCACATAGATATTGCCTACCTGGCAGCAGAAATATCAACAATAGCTTTACAGCTTTTAGAGTTAAAAAATGTGATACAATAGCAAATGTTTATGATTACTGAACTGAATGATaaatagattactttattcatccccaaagggaaattagATTTAGAATGCCAGAGGTAAGTGTTTAGTGTTGCCTTCACCTTTACGGTGTCGTAGCCTGTGCTCCCTGAAACAAACCCACTGCCGTATGAAATGTGGAACGGCCTGGAATTGGCCTGAAACGTGTAGGACGCTGAGCTGTTGAATTTCGCGTGATtgtctgaaaacagaaaaatacagcgTGTTAAAGAAGTGCAggataaacacacaaaagagatTAAACTGCATCGCAATTGGCTTCATTGCAGTGGTTCTTAAACTGGTCAGAAGATCTCCCGATTCTTCTCTCTTTTAACCTGCTCCTGTCCCGTCTAAAGGTAGTCgagataatatttaaaattcacACGTTTTTATTTCTCATAGTGCTTATTTGAAGATGATATTCTCTTAACTGTCATAGATCAGCAAATGGTGCTTGAAATACTTATACTATATACTTATATACTTAAATAGTTGAAACAGCCAAAACACCTGGTGTCCTGTTTGTATGATCCTCACTATATCAAGTCATCCTGAACGTACCACAGGAAGGGCTGGTGCAGTTCAAAGAGGGAACCCACAGGTCAGAGGAGCCGGTGTCAAACAGGATTTTAAATGACTGAGGTGGAGTCCCGATGCCGATCACTCCGTAATACGTGAGCTGTCCACAAATCAAGTTTAATCAAATTAGTTCACACGTCTCACAAAGCTTAGAGCTGCCGGCTGTGCCACTTACAtaagggtcaaaggtcaagggCAACACATTCAGGTCACTTCCGGAAAGAAACCTTGCAGATGGATTGTATGAAAACTTCTTCCTGTACTCTTCAAAGAGGCCTTTCTCCTCCAGCAGGTCCTTGGCTGACTTCCCTCTAATCAAGGGAATCCTGCACAGACGAGCCAGAGCCATTAGCACCTCATACTTAAACCCTGCGAAGCAAACATCTgctaacaaaacattttttttgcaatatgtCAGACCTCATAATGTATCCTAAAAAGGAGCTACCAGCTGGAAGTGATGAACGGAAAATATAAACTATAGTTCTGAGCTCGAAAAGGTCATCTCAGACTCATCTCAGAGGAATGATGCTTTTAAtctcgtgtgtttgtgttgcgtgTGTTGTCGTAAGAATAAGAGAGAAAGTCCATCTGGAAGACAATTTCTATTAAATCTCAAAGAAGGAAGTGATTCTGCGTATCTGTGTATTTAACCCTTCTGGGTGAGC
This genomic window contains:
- the LOC125006183 gene encoding amphoterin-induced protein 1-like yields the protein MMGVSVWISQLVTVAALRRRSFIAVVFLALLLPTARAKGQSLLKRLDCRTCVCASNIISCSKADLKVVPTSLPKYTAVLDLSFNSITRLPAEWTPYSLSSLHTLVLRNNGLNFLSSEAFVYVSKLRYLDLSSNGIILLDEFIFEPLEHLEVLLLYNNSISQIDRTAFSSLSALQRLYLSQNQISRFPLELVKERSRLETLRLLDVSSNRIKSLSLRELQALPAWIKNGLYFHNNPLTCSCELYQLVAEWLLKDLSSATDYKKNHTCMIPGQQKEKMVVLDLNKVYLNCSEVKILNEQAYLEQFLVLDCDTKQKDPEKRWALPGNIPLPPVSKTAVMRRDSSLQIGPLKAEDSGVYTCYAVGDAFNETLYVTVEVFNFTNSGGLENLKTAYTTLVGCLVTIVMVFIYLYVTPCRCACCPGQDLEKSVESLHSSTVSLPHAHEETGQERVEGLGFPYRHVPFQDPKDQLEHNGRLNPIGEEDEEWQGDDRERRRSDAESVSSVCSDTPMVV
- the LOC125006889 gene encoding pepsin A-like isoform X1, with translation MKRFCTVLAFLAFLVVSHAIHSLWDESTRNGNRSKYMRHTYRIPLIRGKSAKDLLEEKGLFEEYRKKFSYNPSARFLSGSDLNVLPLTFDPYLTYYGVIGIGTPPQSFKILFDTGSSDLWVPSLNCTSPSCDNHAKFNSSASYTFQANSRPFHISYGSGFVSGSTGYDTVKVGNIYVRNQLFGLTETEALFLGFMPWDGILGLAFPGLSQEGGTPVFNNMWNQGHLLQYMFSIYLTSSVEGSMLILGGTDPAYYAGSIQWIPLYHASNFWNILVESITINGNIVACSAGCEAIVDSGTSEIIGPSRDIDNINGWLGANTNQYDEAVVGCDTSKLLPDIVFKINGYSFSLPASAYIIQTGSGCRTGFATGSWILGEVFMRHFYTAFDVGNNMVGFAQAV
- the LOC125006889 gene encoding pepsin A-like isoform X2, producing the protein MKRFCTVLAFLAFLVVSHAIHRIPLIRGKSAKDLLEEKGLFEEYRKKFSYNPSARFLSGSDLNVLPLTFDPYLTYYGVIGIGTPPQSFKILFDTGSSDLWVPSLNCTSPSCDNHAKFNSSASYTFQANSRPFHISYGSGFVSGSTGYDTVKVGNIYVRNQLFGLTETEALFLGFMPWDGILGLAFPGLSQEGGTPVFNNMWNQGHLLQYMFSIYLTSSVEGSMLILGGTDPAYYAGSIQWIPLYHASNFWNILVESITINGNIVACSAGCEAIVDSGTSEIIGPSRDIDNINGWLGANTNQYDEAVVGCDTSKLLPDIVFKINGYSFSLPASAYIIQTGSGCRTGFATGSWILGEVFMRHFYTAFDVGNNMVGFAQAV